The Methanobrevibacter thaueri DNA window CAGTAACATTACCTAAAACACAATCACCAGTGTTAGTTACAGTAATATTAAACGCAACAGTATCATTAACAACAACGAAATCTGTAATGTTTAAACTTACTTTAACAACAGTCATGTTAGGACTGTATACGGTTACATTTGCTGTGTCATTGGTATCATTTGTAACATTTGATTTTGCTGTAACATTGTTTACAAGAGTTCCGTTAGTTAAAGCTTGGAAGTAAACAGTGAATGTAGCATTACCATTCAAACCAAGAGGTTTAAGGTATTTAAATGTCACATTATCCTCACTACTCCAATCAGCACCAACAAACCTAATAAACCTAAATTCAGAAGGTTTGAAGAACTCAGTCACAGTAACATTACCTAAAACACAATCACCAGTATTGGTTACAGTAATATTAAACGCAACAGTATCATTAACAACAACGAAATCTGTAATGTTTAAACTTACTTTAACAACAGTCATGTTAGGACTGTATACGGTTACATTTGCTGTGTCATTGGTATCATTAGTAACATTAGACCTAGCAGTTACATTATTCACCAAAGTACCATTAACTAAAGCTTTAAAGTAAACAGTGAATGTCGCGTTAGCCCCTATACCAAGATCTTGACCATAGAAGAAAGTCCTATTGTCCTGGGATACAGACCAATCAGCACCAACAAATCCAAGATATTTAAATTTGTTAGCATCAAACTGCTCAGTCACATTCACACTACCTAAAACACAATCACCAGTGTTAGTAACAGTAATATTAAATGCAACAGTATCATTAACAATAACGAAATCTGTAATGTTTAAACTTACTTTAACAACAGTCATGTTAGGACTGTAAACAGTAACATTAGCAGTGTCATTGGTATCATTAGTAACATTAGACCTAGCAGTAACATTATTCACCAAAGTACCATTAACTAAAGCTTTAAAGTAAATAGTAAATGTCGCGTTAGCTCCAATACCAAGATCTTGACCATAGAAGAAAGTCCTATTGTCCTGGGATACAGACCAATCAGCACCAACAAATCCAAGATATCTAAACTCAGAATCATTGAACACATCAGTCACATTCACACTACCTAAAACACAATCACCAGTATTGGTTACAGTAATATTAAACGCAACAGTATCATTAACAACAACGAAATCTGTAATGTTTAAACTTACTTTTTCAACAGTCATGTTAGGTTTATAAGCGGTAGTGTTGTTACTTGCTGTATCAGTTTGGTTTCCTGTTTCATTAGTAGTTAGATTAACTGTGTTGATTAAAGTACCGTTAACTAATGCCTTAAATATGACAGTGAAGTTGACACATTCATTTGCAGCCAAACTACCGTCATATGTGAAAACATTACCATTTCTGGACCATTTATCCTGATTGGTATAGTTGACAAACTGCAATTCAGTTGAATTGAAGATTTCAGTAACTGTAACATTGTGTAAAATAATATCATTTGTATTATTTACAACAATTACAAACTGAACTTCCTCTCCAACGTAAACAGTCTTATTTACAGTCAACTTATCTATCAATTTAAGAACTTTAGTTTCATTCCTTGCTTGGAAAGTCTTGTTTCCTGTTTCATTAGTTGTCACATTTACTGTGTTGATTATGGTACCTGTAACTAGAGTTTTAAAGATAACTGTTAAATAAGCACTCTCATTAGTACTCAAGCTACCATTATATGTGAAAACAGTACCATTTCTAGTCCATTGAGTATGGTTAATGTAGTCAACTAACTGCAATTGAGATGAATTGAAGATTTCAGTAACTGTAATGTTATGTAAAGTTTCATTAAATGTATTATTTAAAACAATTACAAACTGAACTTCCTCTCCAAGGAAAACAGTACTGTTTAATGTAATCTTTTCAACCAACTCATGAGGTACGACTCTGAATGAGGAACGGTTTTCAATGGCAGTGTAATAGGTACTTTCCCTATAAATTGCCTCAACAGTATAATTTCCTTTTTTCAAGCCTTGAAGAAGCAATGTTGTAGCACCATAAATGTCAGTCTTATTAATTTCAGCATATGTGACATCTTTTACTACATTGCCCCCTTCATCATAAACAATAATCCTGATAATCTGGTTGTTTTCGAAAGGATATTGATAGATGTCCTCACCGTCATGGCTGTTTTCAGGCCCAATAACAGGGTTTATGTCTTCGGCTGGAGTATGCTTAATGATTTCAGTACCATTCATAGCATAGAATGGGTAGCTGATGTTATTTACAGTAACATCACTTTCCTGATTATAAATTGCATTAGCAATGTTGTCTCCACCTTTATGATAAACGATGATTGTAATGTTTTCGCCCTCATAAATTGTTGCAATGTATTTAAAGTCTTCACAAGAACAGTTGCATTTACCTTCACTTGAACAATTTCCAGAGCAGCCACAGCCACATTCGCACTCATCATAACTGCTTGCACGGATGACATCAATCATTCCATTGGCCCGCATTGAATCTAACATTCTATTATGTACACTATTCATAGTGTTTTCACGATTCCGTGTATTATGACTTGAACAATTGCAGCTGCAATTGCAAACGCCTTTCACAGTACAGTTAGCTGTACTGTTCCACCTGTCATAATCAATGATTAACAGATAGGATTTAGCCTGATTGTCAAAGAAACTTGAATCATGAACCCTCAATGTGGAATCCTGTACATATATTGCAGAACCGTTTGTAGCAGTGTTATATGTAAAGTTACCTTGAACATCAATGTTTTCAGAGTATGAAACGTGAATTGCTCCACCTTCACCTCTGTCCCTGTCGATGTCTCCGGTAGCATGGTTGCTGTAGAATGTGGAATTTTTGATAATTAAATCGTTGGCATACATGATTTGAGCAAAACCACCATTTTCTGCAGTGTTGTTGAAAGCATAGATATCTTCCATGTAAAGATTTTCACCATAACATACCATTGCCCCACCAGTTTCATCTGCTAAATTGGATGAAATGTTGTTGTGGGTGAAATTGGTGTTTGCCCCTTGTATCGCCATAGCTCCTCCGGAACTGAATGATGGAAACTCTTCACTGTTGTGAGCTTCGTTAAAGGTGATGTTGTTGTATGTGAATAGGCTGTTATCACCATCAATATAGATAGCACCACCCATATATGCTGAATTTCTGGAGATGTTGTTGCCTGTGAAGATACTGTTACTTCCCTCAATGGCTATTGCACCTCCTCCAAAATCAGCGGTATTGTCAACAAGAGTACAGTTTTTAACAACGTTGTCATCACCTGCAACATAGGTGGATCCACCCAAATAAGCATGGTTATTTACTGAAGTAACATTCTCAAAGACATTCTCGTTTCCTCTGATGTAAACAGCACCACCTTCTTCGGTAGCATTACAGTTGGACAAGGTCACATTGACAAAAGTACAGTTGTCACCTGCAACGTCCAAACCACCACCACGAACATCAGCGGTGTTGTTGTTCAAATCAGAATTTTTAACAATAATGTTGTTACCTTCGATAAATGAAGAACCACCACGTTCAGCATGGTTATGAATGGAAGTAACATTGTCGAAGACTGTGTTGTTACCCTTAACGTAAACAGCACCACCATCCTTAGCAGCGTTACAGTCGGACAAAGTCACGTTAACGAAAGTACAGTTGTTACCCGCAACGTCCAAACCACCACCATTTATAGTAGCACTATTGTTGTTCAGGTTACAGTTCTTAACAACAACCTCATCACCAGCTATATATGAGGAACCTCCTTCCTGAGCAGTGTTGTTAACAGAAGTAACATTATCAAATACGGATTTATCACCTACAACGTAAACAGCACCACCTAAAGTACCTGCTTCGTTGTTGGATAAACTTACATTGAGAATTTGACAGCCTTCACCACCGCCAATGTTTAAAGCTCCACCTCTTAATGTTGCGGAGTTGTTGTCAAGGTTGGAATTTTGAACGGTTACATTACTACCACGAATAAATGTGGAACCTCCAAGATAAGCGGAGTTGTTGTTTGAGTGAACATTATCAACAAGGATATTGTCACCTACAATGTCAAATCCACCACCTAAACCGGAAGTCTCATTTCTGCTTTCGTTGAAGATAGCTCTATTGTTATTCAGCTCTCCGTCTCTAACGATAATGTTGGTACCGTTAATGAATGCAGCACCACCACGCTCAGCAGTGTTGTTATCAGCGATAACATTGGTCAATGTAGTACCATTTGAATTAACGTAAATAGCACCACCCATAAGACCTGCCTTATTGTTGGATACACTAACATTTTCAACATTACAACCGTCACCTGCAATATTAATACCACCACCACGTAAGGTAGCGGAGTTGTTGTCCAGGTTACAGTTCTGAACGGTTACATTATCACCACGAATAAATGTAGAACCTCCAAGATAAGCGGAGTTATTGTTTGAGTGAACATTATCAACAAGGATATTGTCACCGACAATGTCAAATCCACCACCTAAACCGGAAGCTTCAGGATTGCTTTCGTTGAAGATAGCTTTGTTGTTGTTCAATTCACCATCTCTAACGATAATGTTGGTACCGTTAATGAATGCAGCACCACCACGTTCAGCAGTGTTATTGTCCGCAACAATATTGGTTAATGTAGTACCATTTGAATTAACGTAAATAGCACCACCCATAAGACCTGCATTATTGTTGGATACATCAACATTTTCTATTGTACAGTTGTCTCCTGCAATATTTAAACCACCACCACGTAAG harbors:
- a CDS encoding right-handed parallel beta-helix repeat-containing protein, with protein sequence MDELQISEDDEILSVDHDLSGSTLQQIQQYFDNGNVAEGDTVYLGNNDITSSWSDYNGGPINVNVANIVISGGSISNPNGFSTINANTGKVFSFNAPGITLNNVRILNSNGGNGPASALYIDASDCTINNCLFDNCQYQGGGAVHISDEGTNTAFNNCNFTNNVGRHSNSGGAVFIEANDCEFTGCNFEENTAAHGGAIHVASGGNLKIDSCNFTENTAETWGYGGAINIVGDGTGFTITNSKFKKNSGGMGGAIHAGRPELTVINSEFEENTATNGNIGGGAIDIAHDDASLTNCNFTGNSAVNGGAIYIEDDCHNADMSYCNFTDNTANSGKAIYAYGSADGKVSNCELGGVTDLSVVAGYPVLTFTLATDYSNIVVGNIEGASGEEGSKVPLPNEEIQLEIRNSNGDLVDTVTDFTDSNGQITYDYSHLPMDSYTYTATYLDGKTKEGTFGIVNVEGDAFSDIQRAIDNAEAGAILMLKDITYLNDISDEMVINKPISIIGVDGTVLNAEGKSGIFTINNVDGVTLQGITFINGDNTDYGGAIDVVGSTNGVVDNCTFINNTANIGGGAVRVNNDAAGWNFYNSTFINNTALSTLGDGRGVPNGGGAIWSCVQEVSVYGSSFINNSGSYGGALRGSFNTYDSELINNTAFNGNGGGIDVTIDDIVSPRPSLRYINTTFIGNTAKGDRADERAQGGALHMYHIEHVDIVDCECYNNTADRGGAVDLFIIATVSVENSTFENNTAISEGGGFFINATSSPTEFRNSDISNNRAGTDGGAIYLITEGAFFDNITSNNNTAARGGSSFIRGNNAVIQNSTFCNNSAIYNGNEESGIGGGLDVLGNNCRFTNVTANNNNASLGGAAFIRGDNTLVDNCTLNNNNATLRGGGLNVAGDNCNVNNVDVSNNRAGTDGGAVYVKGNDATFVDVYSFNNTANRGGSTFVDGNNADVHNCTLVGNNAYNSSSTGLSGRGGGLDLAGDNCKVYDLEVSNNHADGEGGAVYIKSSNLNIYDINSVNNTAQLGGSTFIEGNNIVVHNCTLDGNNATLRGGGLNILGNNCTVYDVDVSDNNAGTDGGAVYVKGNDATFYNVTSFNNTASRGGSTFIEGDNALVHNCTLDGNQALSNGSDNSGRGGALDIAGKNCQVYDLDVSNNHADNDGGAMYIKSNDLEVYDIHSVDNSANRGGSTFIEGNNTVVHDCIFDGNNATLRGGGLNILGDNCTVYNVDVSDNYASAEGGAVYVRGNDATFTNVTSVNNTAAKGGSTFIEGNNADVHNCTLDGNKALYNGTEGSGRGGGIDIAGDDCKVYDLEVSNNHADREGGAIYIKTDDLNIYEIDSLNNTASRGGSVFIEGNNITVSNSTFSNNQAIFNESDPDNSGIGGAIDVFGNDCKFINVTSVNNTAYRGGSTFIRGNNTIIKDCILDNNTATLRGGGLNIAGDNCTIENVDVSNNNAGLMGGAIYVNSNGTTLTNIVADNNTAERGGAAFINGTNIIVRDGELNNNKAIFNESNPEASGLGGGFDIVGDNILVDNVHSNNNSAYLGGSTFIRGDNVTVQNCNLDNNSATLRGGGINIAGDGCNVENVSVSNNKAGLMGGAIYVNSNGTTLTNVIADNNTAERGGAAFINGTNIIVRDGELNNNRAIFNESRNETSGLGGGFDIVGDNILVDNVHSNNNSAYLGGSTFIRGSNVTVQNSNLDNNSATLRGGALNIGGGEGCQILNVSLSNNEAGTLGGAVYVVGDKSVFDNVTSVNNTAQEGGSSYIAGDEVVVKNCNLNNNSATINGGGLDVAGNNCTFVNVTLSDCNAAKDGGAVYVKGNNTVFDNVTSIHNHAERGGSSFIEGNNIIVKNSDLNNNTADVRGGGLDVAGDNCTFVNVTLSNCNATEEGGAVYIRGNENVFENVTSVNNHAYLGGSTYVAGDDNVVKNCTLVDNTADFGGGAIAIEGSNSIFTGNNISRNSAYMGGAIYIDGDNSLFTYNNITFNEAHNSEEFPSFSSGGAMAIQGANTNFTHNNISSNLADETGGAMVCYGENLYMEDIYAFNNTAENGGFAQIMYANDLIIKNSTFYSNHATGDIDRDRGEGGAIHVSYSENIDVQGNFTYNTATNGSAIYVQDSTLRVHDSSFFDNQAKSYLLIIDYDRWNSTANCTVKGVCNCSCNCSSHNTRNRENTMNSVHNRMLDSMRANGMIDVIRASSYDECECGCGCSGNCSSEGKCNCSCEDFKYIATIYEGENITIIVYHKGGDNIANAIYNQESDVTVNNISYPFYAMNGTEIIKHTPAEDINPVIGPENSHDGEDIYQYPFENNQIIRIIVYDEGGNVVKDVTYAEINKTDIYGATTLLLQGLKKGNYTVEAIYRESTYYTAIENRSSFRVVPHELVEKITLNSTVFLGEEVQFVIVLNNTFNETLHNITVTEIFNSSQLQLVDYINHTQWTRNGTVFTYNGSLSTNESAYLTVIFKTLVTGTIINTVNVTTNETGNKTFQARNETKVLKLIDKLTVNKTVYVGEEVQFVIVVNNTNDIILHNVTVTEIFNSTELQFVNYTNQDKWSRNGNVFTYDGSLAANECVNFTVIFKALVNGTLINTVNLTTNETGNQTDTASNNTTAYKPNMTVEKVSLNITDFVVVNDTVAFNITVTNTGDCVLGSVNVTDVFNDSEFRYLGFVGADWSVSQDNRTFFYGQDLGIGANATFTIYFKALVNGTLVNNVTARSNVTNDTNDTANVTVYSPNMTVVKVSLNITDFVIVNDTVAFNITVTNTGDCVLGSVNVTEQFDANKFKYLGFVGADWSVSQDNRTFFYGQDLGIGANATFTVYFKALVNGTLVNNVTARSNVTNDTNDTANVTVYSPNMTVVKVSLNITDFVVVNDTVAFNITVTNTGDCVLGNVTVTEFFKPSEFRFIRFVGADWSSEDNVTFKYLKPLGLNGNATFTVYFQALTNGTLVNNVTAKSNVTNDTNDTANVTVYSPNMTVVKVSLNITDFVVVNDTVAFNITVTNTGDCVLGNVT